CTCACGTTGGCGAAGCATGGACAATCCGGGACGAGCAAGTCTCACCAACACAATGCGGCCAATCTCGCTCACTCTTCTTCACTCGCCCACcacaaaaacaaaaaaacTCAGACACATTCGTCATGGTCGGtcgcacacacgcacacacgcacgcggcgcagaacaccatgccgccgccatccatggATTATGCTTACATTTAAAGTTGACGTGTGTGTGAGACAGACACCCAGCAGAGCCCAGCGGCGCACGCACCCGCCACTCGGgcatccccccccttccctgccTCCACAAACCCACTCGGTGCGACGATACGTACATGGTTTTGGCTGGGAGCAGCGGCCTTGCCTCCGGGGCACGaatggtgatggtgatgatgatgatgtgtgtgtgtgtgccctACTAGCAGAGCCGCTGGGTTGCGCCCGCGAACacttacacacacacaggctCTCTTGGCATAGAAGGGACACaaatacgaagtacatacatgccTACACCCTACAACACTGGTGTAACAGAGGGTAGCATCGTCGTAGCATTAGCGTTTGCACGTGCCATGGCGCTCGTTTcttggcgggcgacgggcggcgcatCAGTTGCCATGGTGTTGCGTCCGTACCTCAGTAACATACACACATTTTTgatgctcgccgcctgcacAGCCGCAAGGGTCGCCGGTCGACCGGAGCCCCTGGTTCAATGCGCTGGCGCACACACAACGCTTGCGCGCGCTTCAGCGTTTGCAGAAACAAAACGATGAAACGCACCCGTTTGGCCCAGTAGCAGCACACTACGTagccgcagccgccagcagcagcagcagcaactcAGGTTTGTCGGGGGCGCTGTGATGCCCGAGACACGAAACGCGGGCCCGGCGagcgtccgcccgccgcccgcaccacgTCAGCACGTGCGGGCATGTATGCAGCTGGCTGCGCGTCCGATAATCTAAATATTGCTGCGGTTCTACGGAGTACATAGTACTACTAATGTAGCGGATATTTTCCGAATCGCTTCCCGCGGGGAGGAGCCCGGCGCGTTAACGGTGGAGAAGAGAGAGTGAGCGGCTGGCTGATGGCCAGGGTCAGGGGTCTCACAAATCTGTCCAGCTTGGCGCTGGGCTGAAgtgacgaagccgaggacgAAAAAGATGACGCTCCCAAGTGGTATATACGCAGCTTAGTGTCTTACTGTCATGGGTCAGGCCTATAGATAAGGTCGGCGTGCGGCGTAACTAGCAGTATGCCGAGAGAGATTCACGGCGCACAGGCGGTAAGATGGAATAAACAGACGGATGATAGCCACAGCGCGAGAGAAGCACGAGAACCCTGATGGACACCTGCCTTCTTTTTACCATTTTTAGATTTTGCTTCCGATGTCACAGCCAGATCGGTAGTTGATGAAAGAAAGAACCGGGGTGAGTTGCAGGTCGGTGAAAAGCCAGCACAGACCGGGACGTCCGGTGTCGATCGATCTACGTATTCCTCGACTCAACCAAGGCATCCATCTGTCGGTCTGTGCTGCCGTTGCTCTGCTGTCGCAATTCCGCGCCGGCGTTCCGATTCCTTCCAACCCCATCTTCCGGGAAGTGTCCCTGTCCCTGACGTAAACTAGCTGTCCTGGGTTGATGGCATCAAACAGTCCAGTATGTCGGTAGGCCGACCGGTGGCGATCCCCGGAACGAATCAGCGGCGGAAAGTTCTCTtcccgcaccgcgccgccggagagggccggagaagaggagggaggggacgTTGTCAATCAAATGCTGTCTGGGGAAAGGGGAAGGATGAACGGATGCATGAGGGCTTGGCAAGTTCAACGCCTCCCATGACGTTATCTCGCGGTACAATGAAGATGATGATCTGGTCCCGATCAACAGATCCGTTGTACGTACACATCTCGTATTCGAGTTTCATCATGGATGACGACGCGCAATATCAACAAACGCGACCATGTGGAGAGAAGGAAGGATGTACAGCAAGTACACACTACTCCTTGTTTCTTGGCCGACGTGCATGAGGAGATATGATTGATGCCATGATGCGTCATGTCAATggcgcccgtccgcccgcccgccgttcGTCCACCTGGCTCTACGCCTGAACCATGTGCCGACGCCCATGCTCATGCCTGTGCCCATCATGCTCATGCTTGTGCCCATGCTTGTGCTTGTGCTTCTTCTGCTCGCGACTCGCACGGCCGTGAGCATGGCCGTTGCGACGAGCATCTTCCTCTCCATCAGCGTCCATGCCCTCCCactcctcatcatcctcctcctcctcctcctcgtcatcatcatcatcatcatcctccgcCCATTCCGGAAACCCATCCTCAAACAGCTCCTCCAGGCGctccctcctcgtcccctcATCCAGCCCCTCCTCACGCATCACCCCCTCCCACCGCGCCATCTCCCCCTCCGTCAGCAGGCACGCgtccagcatcgccgccagcgcctcccgGTCGAGCCCCtcgccgatgaagacgagctCCTGCCGCCGGTCCCCCCactcgccgcccttgcgcATGTCGTGCCGCACCAGCGCGTCCACCTGCGGGTCGCCCGTCGCGTACTCCTCCGCGGGCAACGTGCAGAaccacggccgcccgcccgtcagcgTGAGCATCGCCCCCGCCTGCGACCAGTCGCCCGCGCGGtgcggccgcgtcgcgaGGAGGAACTCGCCCTTGGAGCGGAAGAGGCGCCGCAGCGTGGGGTGCGACCGCTTGTTGGCGAGGATGATGTCGTTGGCGGGGATGTCCAGGGggtcctcctccgccgccgccagttcCTCCttgtgctcctcctcgtcagtGTCCATCCCGAtgttgtcgacggcctgcatGGACTGTactccatcgtcgcctgtGCTTGTTTGTGCTAGCACCTTGGCTGCAGTCGGTGAGGGCGCGGTGCGGGCCGTGGAGGCTGATTGAGCGCTCAGGGGAGAGGTCCCCAGGAGACCTGTGCTCGCGGAGGATGagggggaggacgaggacgaggagcgagaGCTGTCCGAgtgttcttcttcttcatcatccAGCTGGCCCTGCATCTCGACATCGTCCGTGCCATCCCCCCCGTCCTGCATGTCGTCATCACCGTccccctcgtcttcgtcatcgtcatcgtcctcctcctcatcaggGTGCTCCATCTGCAGGATAAACTTGTCGTACAGCAGCGCAAACAGGCGCCGGGGGTGAAACGGCCTGTATCGGCTGTAGATGAAGCTCTGCACGTTGTACTCCTCCGTCTCGGGCTTGGGCGTCAGGACGTTGCGCCCGTTGACCTGAGCGTCGCACGTGTCAGTGAAAACAACGCACTTGCACTTCAGCACGCACACATGCGAACTAATGACGTGCGATAGATGTATCCCAGCGAGCCGGGAAGAGCAAGCAAGGGTAGGTGAACTGCGGTTTGAGGAGGGCACACGTTACCTCGCGAACAGTCATGGCGTGGAGATCTTGCAGCCACCCGTACCCGGACTGTGCCACGTCCAGCTTGAACAGGCCTGTGTTGACGAGCTCCTTGACGTCGACCTTGCCGTACGACGCCTCGATGATCTTGGCGCGGTGGTTGAGCCGTTTGATGAGGCCGCGCGTCTCGTTTTTGGTCTCTTCATTGATCTGTGCACGGGGGGCGGTCAGCTGCGGGCTGGCATCTGGATGAAGACGGGTTTAATTTGGGGGTTTGGGATTGATGGTGATTTAGGGACTTGAGGTTGTTGCTCCCTCTGTGCCTGCTTGGGGCCACGAACCATGTCGGTCTTGTTCAGGATGATGACATCCGCAAACTCGATCTGGTCGACCATGAGGTCAGACACGGTGCGCTCATCCTCGGgcgtgacgtcgtcgcgccgcgaAGACAGCAGGTCCGCCGTGTCGAAGTCGTTCATCATGGTGAAGGCGTCAAtgaccgtcaccgtcgtATCCAGCTTGGCAAACTTTTCCAGACCGCCAGCCTTCTTCCTTATATTCCACCCTAGTtagcacagcacagcacagcacagcatagcaaagcgcagcgcagtctggggagggggagcaCATACAGTTGCTTGAGGACCTTGACCATGCTttcgtcgagctgcgccgcgcccggcgcctcggccatgtcgcccatGGTCTCGGCCAGTCGCGCGTCAAACGTCTCGGCGACCTGTTCCGGCTCGCTGATGCCGCTGCTCTCGATGATGATGTAGTCAAACTCCTGCAGTTGGGCGAGGCgcaccagctcctcgaggagatCGCCTCGCAGGGTGCAGCAGATGCAGCCGTTTTGCAGTGCGATGACCTTTTCGTCCGTCTTGGTGAGCTGGTGCGTCTTCTTgatgagcgcggcgtcgatgttGATGCTAACATGTACCAGTACCCCGATGTCAGCTTGCGTGCTCGGATGACTGAATGAAGCCGACTCATGGCCCCCTTGGTCAACACTCACGCTCCAATGTCAttgaccaccaccgcgaTGCGGAGGCCATGTTCCGTCTTGAGGATATGCTGAAGCAGAGTGGTTTTGCCAGACCCCTGACTTTGTTATTAGCAAAGTCACGTTGCCAAAATGGCGACATATTGATACCGCGCAGCATGGTCAGTCTTACCAGGAAACCCGAAAGGAGAGTCACTGGGAGCGGCCTTTCAGGAACCTGCGTCCTCCTGGCTCCATGTCCTTTTCTAGTCTTCTTCGAGATGGTCCGCATCTTGCCTCGCGCGTTTGTCATTCACACAGAACTTCTTCACGACTTGTCTGATTTTGAGCAGGGGAAAAGAGATACGATGGAGCAAAACGAATTGTGCGCGTACGCAGCCTCACTTATATACATTTCGACGGCCAAACACTCCCTCGAGGGCTGAAACCTACTGCAACCTCCCGTCTCTGCCCATGTAAGTGCTGAGGCGAGGTACGTGATGCGGGTCATCAGGGTTCTGGCGACTGACCATCAAGGTATTGTGGGTTATCAGCGATTACATCTCGGCGCCAGTGATTGGTCCCCAGATTGAAAGGAGACTTGCGACTAAAGCCGGGGTTTGCTTGCGCCATTCCCGTAACTGGGATATGCGGCCATCTTCGCAGTTGGCCGTACTGTTCGGAGCCGTGTTAGTCGCGACACGCCTGGCGTCGGGCGTGGACAACAAGGTGCGCGCGCACAATGTACTCTACGGACGTATGCCACCGAAGTCGGCGTTAGATGGGCGCACAAAACTGGACATATGATTAAAAAGAAAATCGAGACCGCGTGTATATGTTTACACGAGTGGAACGAGCCGAAAGCCATGGAGACGTGTTGAGGCTggcgcgaggcgctgggTGCCCAACTGCAGAGAGGCAAACGACATGACAGCACCTGcgctcgaccgcctcgaaAAACAACGCCCATGTGGATGTGGTGGCTCGGCTGAGATGGGGCCCGGGCTGTGACATGAAGTCTCCGCAGCTATCGAAGCCTCCGATCAAGAACCCGGGGAGAGAAGCGCGGTATTTGCGACGGCAAAGGCAAATGGGACAGTTGACGTTTTTGCGTGACGCTATAGCCTTTTCCGTTATTTTCCCCTCTTAATGGTCTAATGCGGGGTTCAGCGTTGAGCAATAAGTCGACCGACCGCGAGGTATAGATCTGGAATGTCTATATTGCGTTATGGCATAGACTTTAAAGACCAGGCGTTATACCGTTATATACGGTATTGCTTGACTTATCGAGCATATATGACCATAGCCACAAGAATATTCGGGATCCCGAACGCTAAAACTCACTTTAGTGTTAACGAGTGCTAAGAATATAATTTAAAAACGGCCTCAGGTGCTCTTTAATACCCGCATAAACTACCCAAACAGTCGTATAGAGTTTTACGCTTTATTTGAAGACGAAGCTCCTGAAAGAATCTCTTTCCCCGAAGCCTATACCATCTATACTCTTACCGCCTGAATACAGCGGGTCTATACTTAAAGTTGAGCCTCGTCGGCAAATACCGATAATAGGCACTACGACGTAATATATTCATAAATATAAATAGCCTCGTAGCTATATATACTAATAAGGTAAACGTCGAGGAGGCTAAACTAATATACCGCGAGACGTTAAGGCGTTATCGATAGAGGTTTAGCGATTAAGATCCCGATATACTTACGTATAAGGACGACTTAGCCCTTTTCCTTTTCAACTAGGGGAAGTATCGGGAAGCCAAAGCGATAAATCGCGATACGTTAAAGCTATATCGAGAGGTACTCGGCGATAAGTACCCCTATACGCTCATAAATATAAACAACCTTGCATAGATGTTTTtcgggcagggcaggtacGACGAGTCCGAGACGATATACCGCGAGACGTTATAGAAACGTCAAAAGCTAGTATACTTATCCGACATCTACACTGCCTATCTCGATGCTATTTAGCGAGTGTAAGAGCAAGTCGACGAGATAATGCTCGGATAGAAGCCTACGGAGGACCTGTCCACAATCGCCGACGATCTTACTATTAAGGTACCGGGATGGTATTTCCTCGATAGCCTAGAGAATGGCTTTCTAGGAAAATATGAGGGCATAACGCATCGGGCCTAGTTATCTTCTTCTCCCGGTACGGCGCTCGCTAAGGCAGGTCAATAGCTAAGCTACTCCTAACCATTATATCTCGAAGCTAGTATCGACCTTATAAGGAAGATCTTTATCGTACTTTATTTAACGGCTAGGTTACCTAGTAGAGGCACCGAGATCACAAGTATTAAGCTACGAAACATAAAGCTAGCGACTAGGAACGTGTTCGTCCGTAAAGGGCAGATAATCATTGTGATCCGCTACAGCAAATCTTGAGCTTTAAACAACCACGTTTTCTATATCGCACGCTTCCTGACGTGTTTGTGAATAGATTGAATAATCTGGCGAGATTCGAAAGGCGGGTGGACATTGACGCAAAAAGTAAGATTAGAGCGCGCTGGTTATCTAGATCCAGGAGGATGACACGAGGGTTGCAAGCTGGTTCAGCGCCAGGGAAGAGAGCGACAACTAGTTACAGCTTGAATTTAGGGACTGCGACATAATATTCGTCGTTGTAGCCCTTCTCTACAGCGTCAATTTGCAAGGCAAGCATCCGGGAGTACTGCCTGGCCCAGCTGATGGCCCCCGACATGCACCACACCCCCGGAACACCGCTTGGGCGCCACCACTAGATAGTTAACAGCAGGTATTAGTGGACTATCAATAAACATAGCGTATTGTCTCTGAAAACATGGGACAGGGGGCCAATAAAGACCCAAGACAGAGCGGAAACAGAAACGGCAAAAATACACTTACCCCTTTACGCTCTGATTCATCGTCCAGATCTCCCCATTCCTGAGCTTTGACTgcgtcggccatgtccttACCAAGTAGCCGTTCAACAACTTTAGCGGTGCGTTCCCAGCCAGTTGCCAGGACGATCACATCTGACTCGAGCTTAGTCCCACCATCAGCCAATACAAGGCCGTGGTCGTAAAACGCACTGAGTCCCTTCTTGGACCTGTGGATTTTGATCCTGCCGTCGGCAATCATCtgagcggcgccatggtCGATGTAAAAGTGGCCAGATTTCAAAATCAGATGGTCCAACaagccgacgccgtcctcgccttTCCTGAACACCATGC
The genomic region above belongs to Purpureocillium takamizusanense chromosome 5, complete sequence and contains:
- a CDS encoding uncharacterized protein (COG:H~EggNog:ENOG503NXPE); protein product: MTNARGKMRTISKKTRKGHGARRTQVPERPLPVTLLSGFLGSGKTTLLQHILKTEHGLRIAVVVNDIGAINIDAALIKKTHQLTKTDEKVIALQNGCICCTLRGDLLEELVRLAQLQEFDYIIIESSGISEPEQVAETFDARLAETMGDMAEAPGAAQLDESMVKVLKQLKKAGGLEKFAKLDTTVTVIDAFTMMNDFDTADLLSSRRDDVTPEDERTVSDLMVDQIEFADVIILNKTDMINEETKNETRGLIKRLNHRAKIIEASYGKVDVKELVNTGLFKLDVAQSGYGWLQDLHAMTVREVNGRNVLTPKPETEEYNVQSFIYSRYRPFHPRRLFALLYDKFILQMEHPDEEEDDDDDEDEGDGDDDMQDGGDGTDDVEMQGQLDDEEEEHSDSSRSSSSSSPSSSASTGLLGTSPLSAQSASTARTAPSPTAAKVLAQTSTGDDGVQSMQAVDNIGMDTDEEEHKEELAAAEEDPLDIPANDIILANKRSHPTLRRLFRSKGEFLLATRPHRAGDWSQAGAMLTLTGGRPWFCTLPAEEYATGDPQVDALVRHDMRKGGEWGDRRQELVFIGEGLDREALAAMLDACLLTEGEMARWEGVMREEGLDEGTRRERLEELFEDGFPEWAEDDDDDDDEEEEEEDDEEWEGMDADGEEDARRNGHAHGRASREQKKHKHKHGHKHEHDGHRHEHGRRHMVQA